The following are from one region of the Rhipicephalus microplus isolate Deutch F79 chromosome 1, USDA_Rmic, whole genome shotgun sequence genome:
- the LOC142803419 gene encoding uncharacterized protein LOC142803419: MDASVCPGGRLHGYAAMLNQSDVFVVLSAAAAVLAFGINMTQALVILCLVWRSWKCAYHLALALCGLLSAAALLWHVVALRLPDDHGARDGCGAIPSALSVALLIGYVAHVTAPVVHRCVADTWPRAFAGHARNRGLCVLLSGFAWCETVLLAVTVLSDWPSASQQRGATSAAGADLCTLPQPWSSAFSTFVCALFALHVVVDLAVLIDMTASAMRKSRAVAAPQPLPTIAAAADSACRRGAEVDDDDDFFGEGGGSSLNRVDLGPLWCRFVLLLLGTLPMIAVMFFHMVSLPPSASPNSCPSFRDVLPLWTLLCTVVLGVALPVGSVSSDPVVAEGSVHIIRILCCFLRRKRRVAPARGI, encoded by the coding sequence ATGGACGCCTCAGTGTGTCCCGGGGGACGCCTTCACGGCTACGCGGCCATGCTCAACCAGTCGGACGTGTTCGTCGTGCTATCGGCGGCCGCCGCGGTGCTCGCCTTCGGCATCAACATGACCCAGGCGCTGGTCATCCTCTGCCTGGTCTGGCGCTCCTGGAAGTGCGCCTACCACCTGGCGCTCGCGCTGTGCGGCCTGCTGTCGGCCGCCGCTCTACTGTGGCACGTGGTCGCGCTGCGCTTGCCCGACGACCACGGCGCGCGGGATGGCTGCGGCGCCATCCCGTCGGCGCTGTCCGTCGCCCTCCTCATCGGCTACGTGGCGCACGTCACGGCGCCCGTGGTGCACCGCTGCGTCGCCGACACCTGGCCTCGGGCGTTCGCGGGACACGCGCGCAACCGCGGTCTCTGCGTGCTGCTCAGCGGTTTCGCCTGGTGCGAGACGGTGCTGCTGGCCGTCACCGTGCTCTCCGACTGGCCCTCCGCGAGCCAGCAACGGGGTGCGACCTCGGCGGCCGGCGCCGACCTCTGTACCCTGCCGCAACCGTGGTCTTCGGCCTTCTCGACATTCGTCTGCGCCCTGTTCGCGCTTCACGTCGTCGTCGACCTGGCCGTTCTCATCGACATGACGGCGTCCGCGATGCGCAAGAGTCGCGCTGTCGCCGCGCCGCAGCCTCTGCCCACCATCGCCGCGGCGGCCGATTCGGCGTGTCGTCGGGGCGCGGAggtcgacgacgacgacgacttcTTTGGCGAGGGCGGCGGCTCGTCCCTGAACCGCGTCGACCTGGGTCCCCTGTGGTGCCGGTTTGTGCTGCTACTGTTGGGCACGCTGCCCATGATCGCCGTCATGTTCTTCCACATGGTATCGCTCCCTCCGTCGGCATCCCCGAACTCCTGCCCGTCCTTTCGCGACGTACTCCCTCTCTGGACGCTGCTCTGCACCGTAGTGCTGGGCGTCGCGCTGCCCGTGGGGAGCGTGTCCAGCGACCCCGTGGTGGCCGAAGGATCAGTGCACATCATACGCATCTTGTGCTGCTTCCTTAGGCGCAAGAGGAGGGTGGCACCTGCCAGAGGAATATGA